TGTATACTCAGGGATTTTAGCGAGGAGCTCAGGTGAGCACGCGTGTAGATTACGGGCTGGTGAATGACACGTGCAGATAAATAAAAGTTCCAGTTCACAGTAAGCATCAAAAGTATGGACTTTCGCACCTGGAATCTCTAGCCTGACGATACATAAGTAAGTTGAGGGTGTGGGTTTGTGAGAATAACGACCAGGCTTTGCCAACGCGGCTTTTTTTGCCCGTAAAATTAGCACCTGTGGGTTCCACACTGATTGGAGATGATCACGACAACAGCTGATTAGCCATTGGGTTATGGGCGAGCGGATTGCTAAAATTTTACGTGACAGCCCATAGCTTGAGACCACAATGTGAAAATCGAGATTTCTGAGATTCCAAGATGGCACACAAATAAATGCAGCAGGTATGAAAATGCACTATTTTGAGTTTTCTATCACTCTTTCATAGGATAAGAGTTTGAAAAGCATGTAGTGGCGTTGAAGAAGTCGAGATAATTAGGTCACGCTACTCTCATGTGGCCCAATACAGTATATGAACCCTGTTTGAAGCAGGGTCCCATTTCTTAGTTGGTCGGCCGGCTACGGTCAAAACCCGGCCAACCCGGCCAGTAGACTCAAGCTCCCACCACGACTTGCATCCAAACCACGACTCACGCTATGCCCGACGCACCAACCAAGCTCAAAACTACCTCGCCTACGGCTCTCCCTCCCCCAAAAGTTGGGGCCGAACAATATGCTAAACTCACAGCGGAGAGATTGCAGAGAATCCAATCTCAGCTAACGACAACACCCCGCGCGGGGAAACTCGAGGGGAAAGTTTGCATTATAACTGGTGTGGGGTCAATCAAGGGGATCGGGTAAGCTGTGGTAACTGTCGTCCGGACGAGATACTCAATCAGCCCTTGCGTCATAGACGAGCAACTGCCTTTGCATATGCTCACCAAGGTTAACACTAATCTCACCATGATACATGACACGCGACTTATCAGCCACCAATGCAGGGGCCCGTCACCTTTACTTGCTGGATTACGACGGAGAGAATTTGCCCAATCTTGAAGAATCTCTCAAGAAAGCATACCCAGATGTCAAGGTAAGCCTCTTATTCATTGGCTGTGCTCTATAGTTCAAAGGTTGGGTCCGATAGGTCACTACTCAGCAAGCAGACGCTGCTGACGAGGCGGCTATCTCTGAAATATGCAAGCGAGCGATAAAAGAAGAAGGCCGACTTGATGTTTTCTTTGCCAATGTAAGCAGTCGAGGCCTAGTACCCGTGCTACGCAACTAATTCTGACTCCCGCGAAAAGGCTGGAATCGTCAACGCCGCCTTCTTTACCGACTTGACAGAAGCAGAATTCATGAACATGATGCGTGTCAATGTGCTCTCGTGAGTAGTGGTTCTATTATTACTTGGCATCATGATTGACAGCAGTTTGCTCGCAAGTTGTTTCCTCGCCATTAAGCACGGTTCGGCTGCCATGCAAATCACCTCCGCTGACAAGAAGGAGAGTAGCGGAAGCATCATTCTCACCGCCTCCGTTGCAGGTATCAGATCAGGTGCTGGCCCAATGGATTGTAAGCATAGTGCCTGTTTACTGGATTGCAACTCAATTATTCACACCACGAACAGACAGTGCCAGCAAAGCGGCGTAAGCCAGAAAATTGTGTGCAATTGGATATGTAGCTCACCGCTTATTTCTCAGTGTCAACTCACTCGCGCAAACGGGCTCACACCAACTGGGCTTCACAAACATTCGAGTGAACACGATATGCCCCGGACTAATCGAGGTGAGTACGCACGAGCACTTGTATGCGAACACATGTGACCCATACTCGGTGCGCGCCAGACTGGAATGACGACGGCCACCTTTGACTATGCCCGTGCCAAAGGTGTGGGAGGAAAGATCGGTCAACTTGTCCCGTTGAAGCGATACGGTCTTCCACAAGAGGTACGCTAGACCGCGCAAGAGCCTGGATAATCTTCTGACATGTGACCTACTCATTGTAGATCGCTAATGCAGCTCTCTTCTTGGCTTCTGGTACGCTGTCAAAAGTTTCCCTCGTCTGACTATTGGCTCATCTTGACTTCCAGATGACTCCAGCTTCGTAAACGGCCAAAACATCACGGTCGATGGTGGGCTATCCGCATCTCACCCCG
The window above is part of the Rhizoctonia solani chromosome 7, complete sequence genome. Proteins encoded here:
- a CDS encoding Enoyl-(Acyl carrier protein) reductase, encoding MPDAPTKLKTTSPTALPPPKVGAEQYAKLTAERLQRIQSQLTTTPRAGKLEGKVCIITGVGSIKGIGRATAFAYAHQGARHLYLLDYDGENLPNLEESLKKAYPDVKVTTQQADAADEAAISEICKRAIKEEGRLDVFFANAGIVNAAFFTDLTEAEFMNMMRVNVLSCFLAIKHGSAAMQITSADKKESSGSIILTASVAGIRSGAGPMDYSASKAAVNSLAQTGSHQLGFTNIRVNTICPGLIETGMTTATFDYARAKGVGGKIGQLVPLKRYGLPQEIANAALFLASDDSSFVNGQNITVDGGLSASHPVAPGRWA